In Paenibacillus stellifer, the DNA window GGTGGACAGATTGCGGCTCTTGCTCCGTGCCGACCATCCTCGGGGCATCGGCTGCTTGGAGGCCTTCTGCTCTCTCCTTCTGGACACTTTGGTTGAATAGAAATCATCATCAAACAGTCCCATTCGTCATTCTCTCCCCTCTGTAACTCCCGCATCAAGCATGAAGCAGCATTTCCGTGCCCGTTCATCATAATCTCAAGGAATATATGGCAGCAGCCTCGACTATACTAATAGAAAATAATAGACGCAAAGTGCGAATATTCATAGCTTGCATGCAGACGGAGAACGCCCCCAGACGCTCTTCCATACAGCATCCGAATCTCTGGGCTCCGCTTCGCCTTCCTATTGTATCACAGCGGCGGGAAGATGCGGTCTGTTCCGGCAAAAATAAAAATTCCCATATAAAGGTTGTGAAATGAGGCATGGAATCTTCACTCAACAGTATGGATCTGGTGCAGTTTATCGGCAAGCTCGGCGATCTCAAGGACGAGCACTACCATCTCACGCTTACTCTAAGCGCGCTGATCGAGCTCATGATCGAGAAAGAACTCATTACCCGCCGTGAGCTTGAGGGCAAGATGTCCGAGCTGGACCAGCTTATGATTCGCTCACCGTATCCCATGGCGTAGGCCGGTCATAGTACGTATCGCACAGTCTGAACTCACTGTCCTTGTAGAAGCAGCCTCGGTCCTCCATTGCCGCGCGCACCGACATTCTCGCGAGATCGATCATGTTATGATCGCGGCTTAGATGGGCAAGATAGGTCCGCTTCGTGCGTCCTGTCAAAATCTCGCTGAGCGCAGCGCCGGCCGCGTCATTGGACAAATGGCCCATATCGCCGAGAATCCGCCGCTTCGTATTCCAGGGATAGCGCCCCATCCGGAGCATTTCTATGTCGTGATTGGCTTCCAGCACGAGAACATCAGCGTCCGAGATTGCCATCCGCACCTTCTCACTGACATAGCCCAGGTCTGTCGCCACGCTGAGCTTCTCCTTGCCAACATAGAAGTTGTAGCCGACCGGCTCGGCGGCGTCATGCGAGATGGCGAACGACTCGACCCGCATGTCCCCAAAGTCAAGATGCTCCCCGGTCTCCAGAGTATGCCGGTTATGCTCTTCGATGCTGCCGATGCTCTTCTCGATTGCTCCCCATGTGTTCGTATTGGCATAGATCGGCAGATTATATTTGCGCGCCACCGCTCCAAGCCCCTTGATATGGTCGGAGTGCTCATGCGTCACGAGGATGCCGGCTAGTTCATCGCCTTTCATCTCGCGCATGGCCATCAGCTCATCAATCCGCTTCGCGCTGAGGCCCGCATCAATCATCAGCGTCTTGCCGCCGCCCCGTATGACCGTAGCGTTACCGGTGGAGCCGCTGGACAGCACCGTAAATGATATTCCCATCGTTGTCTTCCCCTCTATATTCATCCCAGACTATCTGCTCAAGGCGTCTTGGGACTGATGATATCGGCGCTGATGCCGTTCACATAATACGTTCTGCCGTCCTCCAGCATGAACCGCCACATCGGCGCCGCCACCTGGTTCTCCGAATTGAACAGCTCGCCGTAATAACCGAGCTCGATTTCCTTCACCGCTGCTCCCTGCGGGAAGAACTTCTCAATCAGACTGCCAAGCGCCTTCGACGCCGGCAGCACCTTCTGAACCTTGCCTGCTCCATTCTCGCCGATCTCGATCTGCGGACGCCGGTAGGCGACGATCTTCTGATTGTCGTAGATCAGCTCCAGCTTCACGCTGAACAGAGGCCACTTGCCGTCGACTAGCGGATGGAGCACGAACACGCCGCCCTCGCTCTCCAGCGAATCGAACCGGAAATTTCCGATATCCGGAATTTCATCCTGAAGTGCCGCGCTCAACTCGGAGAAAGTGAAGATCAGCTTGCTGTCGACCGGCTGGTCCAGCTTCACCTTCCCGTCCCCCTCGCCTGCCGAATAGCGGTAGGTAATGTCGGGAAGCTGCGGCGTATTCGCCGGTATCGGAGACAGGATTCGGATATCCTTCTGCTTCATGATCTGCTGGGTAGCGTCCGACAAGGAGGTGAAGTCCATGCTGGCGCTCGCCTGATCGCGCAGATCAACCCAGAGCTGGTAGCACAGCAGCAGATTCAGCAGCAGAAACGAGTAGATCAGCACGCTTTTGGCCCTTCCCCAATCCATGAACTTCCCTCCTTTGTCCATATGTCCTCATTCCAGCGTCACGGTATTTCCATTGCCCAGCACAACCTGCCAGACCGGCACCAGCTCCAGGTTCTTCTCCTTCTCCACCGGCTTGTAGACCGGATACAAATCGGTAATTGATGTGCCCTTGGAGACTACCGCCAGCTTCGCACGGAGCTCGTCCCCTCCCGGCAGCTCGGTCACCTTCTTGGTGCCCTCAGCCTCCTGGCTGTACATGAGGGACCGTTCATAGGCCGTCACCGTGCCCTGCTGAAGCTGAAGGTGAATCAGCCCATAATGAAGCTGCGGCTGATCCAGCACCGGATAGGCTCCGTATGGATAGGAGCCGAAATACCGCTGGAAGGTGACCGTCCGGTCCTGGTCGCTCTCCTGCGACGACTGGAACCGGTACGTTCCATTCCAGCCGCCGTGCTGATTGACGAAATCAACCGCCTCCAGCACATCCTTGGCATCGGTGCTCTCCCCGGCCGGCAGTGCCGTCGGATCGCTGTAGCTCATCCATTTCCGGTCTTCGTCGACCTGAAGACTGCGCTTGCTGTCCGTGTAGATTTCCGAACCATCTTTTTCCAGTATATACCGGGTGCTGCCTGCGTCAAAGAAGAGACTGCTCTGCATCTGCTCCACCGTATACAGCCCGGAGGGCATCTCGGCCTGAAGCAAAGTGAGGCTGCTCTCCGGCACATAGTAACTGCCGTTCACTGTCGTATAGGGCGTCCACGACTTGCCGAAATCCACATGCTGCTGCACGTCCTGAACGGTAAGGTCCGCCTTGGCGGCCTCGTAGACGATATCTCCCCTTGTGCTGAAAAAGACGGCATGCGGCTTCGAATCATTCTTCGCCGTGTAGATCCAGATCCGGTTGATGCTCTCCTCCTCGAACAGAGAGTCCGGCGACAACTGCATAACCCGCTGCAGCAGCGCGACGGGAATCCCGGAGCCGAAGGATAGCTCGATGCCCGGATTCTCGGTCCGGATTTTGGCCCAGTCGAAATCCTGGACAGAGCGGCGCTGAAAGCTCTCAAAGCTGCGCCCCTTCAGCCGCGTCAGGATCAAGTTATAGAAAGTGGAGCTCGGGTAGAACAGCGTATGCTTGCCGTTACCGAGATGAATGACCATCCGGCTCGGATACAGCAGATTCTCCGCTTTCTCCTCAGGACCCATGTTGTCGGTCTTCACATACAGATTCTCGGAGAATACGGCCGAATCGCTGCCCGGCAGCCGGTAGACGAGATAATAGCTCTCGACCAGACTGCTCAGGACCAGCAGCGCCAGAATCCAGGATTTCACCCGTTCCTTCATGCCCGCTCCCCCCTTTGCGTGTTAAGAGGCAGCGTAAAGGTTACCTTGGAGCCCTGGTTCAGCTCTGATTGAAGCCAAATCGCCCCACCATGCGCCTTCACAATTTCCCGGGCAATGGACAGCCCGAGTCCGGTGCCGCCCATATTGCGCGAGCGGGCCTTGTCCACCCGGTAGAAGCGCTCGAAGATGCGCTCGATATCCTTCTTCGGGATGCCGATGCCGGAGTCCTGAACGGACACCTCCAGCATCCCGAACTCGCTCTTCCCCGCTTCCAGTTCAATACGCCCGCCCTCGGGCGTATACTTCAGCGCATTGGAGACCAGATTGCCAAGCACCTGATCGATCTGGTCGCGGTCCAGCCAGGCCGTTGTGACGCCCCGTCGCACAACGGTGCTGATCGAGATCCGCTTCTGCCGGATCTGGAAGGAGAAGCGGTCCGCCACATCCTCCAGCATCTCGGCGATATCGGTCTCCTGGTAGCGCAGCTGCGCTTCCCGCGAATCGAAGCGCGACAGATGCAGCAGATCCGTAACGAGACGGATCATCCGCTCCGTCTCGCTGCGGATGACGCCGACGAAGCGTCCGGCGAGCTGCGGGTCCTCCAGCGCGCCGTCATCGAGCGCTTCCGCATAGCTCTTGATCGTTGTCAGCGGCGTACGCAGCTCATGCGAGACGTTGGCAACGAACTCGCGGCGGGAAGCCTCGAGATTCTCCTGCTCGGTCACGTCCTGCAGCACGGCAATCGTGCCCGCTGTACCGCCCTCGCGCCGGTGAATCGGCGTGAAGGTGACCCGGACGATGTTCGGGTTCTCTTCCTCCTCCTCGCCCAGCCGCAGCATGGTCGACTGCGCCATGCCGCCTTCCAGAGCCATCGTCTGGTCAGGGGCCAGGCCGAGCAACCCCTCCAGCCGCAGTCCTGCAGGCAGCGGCTTCTCCGAGCAGCCCAGCATCAGCGAAGCCCGGCGGTTCATCAGGATGACCCGGCCGGTCTCATCGGTTGCGACAACCCCGTCGCTCATATTCGTCAGAATGGAGGCGAGCTTCTCCTTCTCCTCCTCGTTCTGGGACAGCGCGTCTCTCAGCCTGCCTGTCATATAGTTGAACGCCTTGCTGAGCTGGCCGATCTCGTCGCTGCCGAAGATCGGCATCTTCCGGTCGAAGCTGCCCTCGGCGACCGCCGTGGCA includes these proteins:
- a CDS encoding MBL fold metallo-hydrolase, which encodes MGISFTVLSSGSTGNATVIRGGGKTLMIDAGLSAKRIDELMAMREMKGDELAGILVTHEHSDHIKGLGAVARKYNLPIYANTNTWGAIEKSIGSIEEHNRHTLETGEHLDFGDMRVESFAISHDAAEPVGYNFYVGKEKLSVATDLGYVSEKVRMAISDADVLVLEANHDIEMLRMGRYPWNTKRRILGDMGHLSNDAAGAALSEILTGRTKRTYLAHLSRDHNMIDLARMSVRAAMEDRGCFYKDSEFRLCDTYYDRPTPWDTVSES
- the walK gene encoding cell wall metabolism sensor histidine kinase WalK, encoding MKGMSFFRTIQAKLIIIYVLLILIAMQLIGVYFVSSMKNSLTDNFTKDLKARAEMLSILTADKFGSEAGGADEDSSVDSLRGMVNNLYISGAEIQVLDASGKIITTSIPSQTDYVGQRNTQTVVSRALQGIGDNEEYITGDDNVRKKVVAKPVWLGGKVVGAIYIAADMKDLYATISRINSVFISGMLIALTLTAVLGVILAHTITQPIKEMTRHATAVAEGSFDRKMPIFGSDEIGQLSKAFNYMTGRLRDALSQNEEEKEKLASILTNMSDGVVATDETGRVILMNRRASLMLGCSEKPLPAGLRLEGLLGLAPDQTMALEGGMAQSTMLRLGEEEEENPNIVRVTFTPIHRREGGTAGTIAVLQDVTEQENLEASRREFVANVSHELRTPLTTIKSYAEALDDGALEDPQLAGRFVGVIRSETERMIRLVTDLLHLSRFDSREAQLRYQETDIAEMLEDVADRFSFQIRQKRISISTVVRRGVTTAWLDRDQIDQVLGNLVSNALKYTPEGGRIELEAGKSEFGMLEVSVQDSGIGIPKKDIERIFERFYRVDKARSRNMGGTGLGLSIAREIVKAHGGAIWLQSELNQGSKVTFTLPLNTQRGERA
- the yycI gene encoding two-component system regulatory protein YycI; its protein translation is MDWGRAKSVLIYSFLLLNLLLCYQLWVDLRDQASASMDFTSLSDATQQIMKQKDIRILSPIPANTPQLPDITYRYSAGEGDGKVKLDQPVDSKLIFTFSELSAALQDEIPDIGNFRFDSLESEGGVFVLHPLVDGKWPLFSVKLELIYDNQKIVAYRRPQIEIGENGAGKVQKVLPASKALGSLIEKFFPQGAAVKEIELGYYGELFNSENQVAAPMWRFMLEDGRTYYVNGISADIISPKTP
- a CDS encoding YycH family regulatory protein, with translation MKERVKSWILALLVLSSLVESYYLVYRLPGSDSAVFSENLYVKTDNMGPEEKAENLLYPSRMVIHLGNGKHTLFYPSSTFYNLILTRLKGRSFESFQRRSVQDFDWAKIRTENPGIELSFGSGIPVALLQRVMQLSPDSLFEEESINRIWIYTAKNDSKPHAVFFSTRGDIVYEAAKADLTVQDVQQHVDFGKSWTPYTTVNGSYYVPESSLTLLQAEMPSGLYTVEQMQSSLFFDAGSTRYILEKDGSEIYTDSKRSLQVDEDRKWMSYSDPTALPAGESTDAKDVLEAVDFVNQHGGWNGTYRFQSSQESDQDRTVTFQRYFGSYPYGAYPVLDQPQLHYGLIHLQLQQGTVTAYERSLMYSQEAEGTKKVTELPGGDELRAKLAVVSKGTSITDLYPVYKPVEKEKNLELVPVWQVVLGNGNTVTLE